In the genome of Phycisphaerales bacterium, one region contains:
- a CDS encoding Na/Pi cotransporter family protein has protein sequence MIASLLGGLGIFLLGMVLLTDGLKAVAGEALRRILTRYVATPLAGVGWGALVTALVQSSTATTLTTVGFVSAGLLTFTQAVGVIFGANLGTTSTGWIVSQLGFKVSLGSLSPPLVLVGVALRLLCRGRAAHAGTALAGFALLFMGIDLLQAGMASFAPSLGVSPLAAGAGTTPLALLLLVATGFLMTVVMLSSSAAMTATLAAVASGVLGLEQAAVLIIGQNIGTTPKAVAAAIGTPAAAKRTALAHVLFNVVTGAIALAILPWLLKLSVRVGDALGAGDAPTVLAVFHTVFNALGVLVLFPLIRPFAALTERLLPERGPAATRYLAPAVAEVGPVALEAARRAMIHVLRDIVALIPRAAAPAGPPADALAAAGAGRQEIVRFVQRLGLAGQPAGELARVQSLLHAADHLDRALAALRSPRVDAALVASDPIIAPAWELVLRPARRHTELRTVHEETTAAAPDPLLEAADDWAQASRAMADVRRLQRREILRLAAAGALAPDAAMAHIDALLWLDGVAYHLWRATHHLRREPEPENGDPTPQPPPDLPAEPARAAGA, from the coding sequence GTGATCGCGTCCCTGCTTGGTGGTCTGGGCATCTTCCTGCTCGGCATGGTCCTCCTTACCGACGGGCTGAAGGCCGTCGCCGGTGAGGCCCTGCGCCGCATCCTGACACGCTACGTCGCCACGCCGCTCGCCGGTGTGGGCTGGGGAGCCCTCGTCACCGCCCTCGTTCAGTCCTCCACCGCCACGACGCTCACGACCGTCGGTTTCGTCAGCGCCGGCCTGCTGACGTTCACCCAGGCGGTCGGCGTCATCTTCGGTGCCAATCTCGGCACGACGAGCACCGGCTGGATCGTCTCGCAACTCGGCTTCAAGGTCTCCCTCGGCAGTCTCTCGCCGCCGCTCGTACTCGTCGGCGTCGCACTCCGCCTGTTGTGCCGGGGGCGTGCCGCACATGCCGGCACGGCCCTCGCCGGCTTCGCGCTGTTGTTCATGGGGATCGACCTGCTGCAGGCCGGGATGGCGTCGTTCGCGCCGTCGTTGGGCGTTTCGCCGCTCGCCGCCGGTGCCGGTACCACTCCCCTTGCACTACTGCTCCTCGTCGCGACCGGCTTCCTCATGACTGTCGTCATGCTCTCGTCGAGCGCGGCGATGACCGCCACCCTCGCGGCCGTCGCTTCCGGGGTGCTCGGACTGGAGCAGGCCGCGGTGCTGATCATCGGCCAGAACATCGGCACGACGCCGAAGGCCGTCGCCGCAGCCATCGGCACCCCCGCCGCCGCCAAGCGCACGGCCCTTGCGCATGTGCTCTTCAACGTCGTCACCGGCGCGATTGCACTCGCGATCCTCCCATGGCTGTTGAAATTGAGTGTCCGGGTAGGTGACGCACTCGGCGCGGGCGATGCTCCGACCGTGCTCGCCGTCTTCCACACCGTGTTCAATGCCCTCGGCGTGCTCGTCCTGTTCCCGCTGATACGGCCGTTCGCGGCGCTCACCGAGCGCCTCCTGCCCGAACGCGGGCCGGCAGCCACGCGCTACCTTGCCCCCGCCGTTGCCGAAGTCGGCCCCGTCGCCCTCGAAGCCGCCCGCCGCGCGATGATCCACGTCCTTCGCGACATCGTGGCACTCATCCCCCGTGCCGCCGCGCCGGCCGGTCCCCCCGCCGACGCACTCGCCGCCGCCGGCGCGGGGCGGCAGGAGATCGTCCGCTTCGTGCAGCGTTTGGGCCTCGCGGGGCAGCCCGCCGGTGAACTCGCGCGGGTGCAGTCACTCCTGCACGCGGCGGATCACCTGGACCGGGCTCTGGCTGCGCTGCGCAGCCCACGGGTCGATGCGGCGCTCGTCGCATCCGATCCGATCATCGCGCCCGCCTGGGAACTCGTGCTGCGGCCCGCTCGCCGGCACACCGAATTGCGCACCGTCCACGAGGAGACCACCGCCGCGGCCCCCGATCCGCTACTCGAAGCTGCCGACGACTGGGCCCAGGCGTCGCGCGCGATGGCCGATGTCCGCCGGCTGCAACGGCGCGAGATCCTTCGTCTCGCGGCGGCGGGCGCGCTGGCACCCGATGCCGCAATGGCTCACATCGATGCCCTGCTGTGGCTCGACGGAGTGGCCTACCACCTCTGGCGGGCCACGCACCACCTCCGGCGCGAGCCCGAGCCCGAGAATGGTGACCCCACGCCGCAACCGCCCCCCGACCTCCCCGCAGAACCGGCCCGCGCCGCCGGCGCCTGA
- the cas1 gene encoding CRISPR-associated endonuclease Cas1 has product MDGTYWPCRGVAEHAYCPRLFYYMTVEGVFLPSADTELGAGVHTRVDQPSEAPPTLEGNGRSGRSKKKVEKLEESDSDSDRPLSVRSLALTSDQLGLTAKLDLAEINGTTAIPVEYRKGRPKRCGEVSEPVDEMMEQGRLLPGPEPWPTDRVQIGLQAILLEEAGYTVPEAYCYYAAERLKLRIPVDDSLKCEALAELEAAKRTAAGERPPPLVNDPKCPRCSLQPICLPDEINQQRFTTLAANGEPADEQLTPRKLWPPRDEGIHVVIQKEGVRVGVRGQSVRITDKDGGIVRDLPLANVESLAVLGGVQVSTQALAVFADHEVPVAYLTAAGRLVAMMDPMGPTSAAVRAAQVRVLDRPEKALELARAVTVAKIANQRTLLMRNHAALPSRVAADLQDSIAAAERATTMNELRGHEGNAAAIYFRHFAGMFKEGVKEIAVRFESSGRQRRPPPDPVNAVLSFAYSMLTNECTAAARLASLEPALGALHATRPGRPALALDLMEPFRPLIADSIAVSAFNRGELTEGHFLDTAAGCALTDAGRKGFFSAYGRRMDTEVTHPVFEYRLSYRRMLMLHARLIAAWLLGEVPSLAFLTTK; this is encoded by the coding sequence ATGGACGGCACCTATTGGCCATGCCGTGGCGTGGCCGAGCACGCCTATTGTCCGCGCCTGTTCTACTACATGACGGTCGAGGGTGTCTTTCTGCCCAGCGCTGACACCGAACTGGGTGCCGGCGTTCACACCCGTGTTGATCAGCCGAGCGAGGCCCCGCCAACACTCGAAGGCAATGGCAGGAGTGGCCGTAGTAAGAAGAAAGTCGAGAAACTGGAAGAGTCAGACTCCGATTCGGATCGCCCACTTTCCGTGCGCAGCCTCGCACTTACCAGCGACCAGCTCGGCCTCACGGCCAAGCTCGACCTGGCCGAAATCAACGGCACGACTGCCATTCCCGTCGAGTACCGCAAAGGCAGACCCAAGCGCTGCGGGGAGGTCAGCGAACCGGTTGACGAGATGATGGAGCAGGGCCGACTGCTACCTGGTCCGGAGCCGTGGCCGACCGACCGTGTACAAATCGGGCTCCAAGCAATCCTATTGGAAGAGGCCGGGTATACCGTCCCCGAAGCGTACTGTTACTACGCCGCCGAGCGACTGAAGCTTCGGATACCGGTAGACGATTCGCTGAAATGCGAAGCGCTTGCAGAACTTGAGGCCGCGAAACGCACCGCGGCAGGAGAACGCCCGCCGCCGCTGGTGAACGATCCGAAGTGCCCGCGCTGCTCACTCCAACCGATCTGCCTGCCTGACGAAATCAATCAGCAACGATTCACAACACTCGCCGCCAACGGCGAGCCGGCCGACGAGCAACTCACGCCACGGAAGCTCTGGCCGCCGCGGGACGAAGGTATTCATGTGGTCATTCAGAAAGAAGGTGTCCGCGTAGGTGTGCGCGGCCAGTCCGTGCGTATCACCGACAAGGATGGCGGCATCGTTCGCGACCTGCCGCTGGCGAATGTCGAATCGCTCGCTGTGCTCGGGGGCGTGCAGGTCTCGACGCAAGCGCTCGCCGTCTTTGCCGATCACGAGGTTCCTGTCGCCTATCTCACTGCCGCTGGACGTCTGGTTGCCATGATGGACCCGATGGGGCCGACCAGCGCTGCCGTGCGCGCCGCACAGGTTCGCGTACTCGACCGGCCCGAGAAAGCGCTCGAACTCGCCCGCGCCGTCACCGTCGCCAAGATCGCCAACCAGCGCACGCTGCTCATGCGCAACCATGCCGCGCTCCCGTCACGTGTCGCGGCAGACCTTCAGGACAGCATCGCCGCCGCCGAGCGGGCGACCACGATGAACGAACTCCGTGGCCACGAGGGAAACGCCGCCGCCATCTACTTCCGCCATTTCGCCGGCATGTTCAAGGAGGGCGTCAAGGAGATCGCCGTCCGATTCGAGAGCAGCGGCCGCCAGCGCCGTCCGCCGCCTGATCCTGTCAACGCCGTGCTGTCATTCGCCTATTCGATGCTGACGAACGAATGCACCGCCGCTGCTCGTCTGGCCAGTCTGGAGCCAGCGCTCGGCGCCCTCCACGCCACGCGCCCCGGCCGGCCAGCACTCGCGCTCGACCTTATGGAGCCGTTCCGGCCGCTCATCGCTGACTCCATCGCCGTGTCCGCCTTCAACCGCGGCGAATTGACCGAGGGCCATTTCCTCGACACCGCCGCCGGCTGCGCCTTGACCGACGCCGGGCGCAAGGGCTTCTTTTCCGCCTACGGTCGGCGGATGGATACCGAGGTAACCCACCCGGTTTTCGAATACCGGCTGTCCTACCGGCGCATGCTCATGCTCCACGCGCGGCTCATTGCGGCGTGGCTCCTGGGGGAAGTTCCCTCGCTCGCTTTTCTGACGACGAAGTAA
- the cas2 gene encoding CRISPR-associated endonuclease Cas2: MRRCYLVCYDVRNDKRLRRIHKLMKAYGEPWQYSVFYCTLKAIDRVRLENAAREILNLKEDQLLIVDLGSNEEAAREAATTLGPAPPQQEGGVVVI; this comes from the coding sequence ATGCGCCGCTGCTACCTCGTCTGCTACGACGTGCGGAACGACAAGCGCCTCCGCCGCATCCACAAGCTGATGAAGGCGTACGGAGAGCCGTGGCAGTACTCGGTCTTCTACTGCACACTCAAGGCCATTGACCGCGTCCGACTGGAGAACGCCGCCCGCGAGATCCTCAACCTGAAGGAGGACCAGCTCCTCATCGTGGACCTGGGCAGCAACGAGGAGGCGGCCCGGGAGGCGGCCACCACGCTCGGCCCGGCACCCCCTCAACAGGAAGGCGGGGTTGTGGTAATCTGA
- the cas3u gene encoding type I-U CRISPR-associated helicase/endonuclease Cas3, translating into MRVFHALFSVHTPFRWQCRLFDELAAGRIPLTVTLPTGLGKTSIIPIWLIALAHSADNGLRLPRRLVYIVNRRTVVDQATEDAARILSTLSVLDSDNGPLAQLRKALARLAGGDLQVPLAVSTLRGELADNGEWKKNPARPVIIVGTIDMIGSKLLFSGYGDGRYGRAHHAGLIGQDTLIVHDEAHLSPAFSRLLWKIEREQREANEPRPVRVLELTATSRDDAREDREAVRRLRGAEASADFTLIKEDDADAIVTQRRTASKTLTLQTYDAGKGNLAQAIATKALTYRDSKERILIYVRLPEDAKAIADAIKNPKTGLGKDGDGRVRLLTGTIRGFERDQLANSELFRAFRSDPARPPKLEQALYLVSTSAGEIGADLDADHLVCDLSTLDSMAQRIGRMNRLGGGSRSAKISVVVAPIGDKDPVRPQLEMTGEALRELPAKNDGFDVSPEALSNLLNTDDAKLAFSPPPTILPATDILFDAWALTSITGELPGRPGVEPYLHGVAEWEPPETHVAWRADIGELGRAGVAEDDLAEMLEVFPIRAAERLRDRRDRVQEQLARIAARQNDVKVVLIRNGEPRWVTLAELAPADKTDKAKLNEARRLLSYATVLLPTEVGGLKAGMLDGNEEAPKQHQDLDVAEAALADQLARQRLRVTDDEVKPLLGEQVNTTLVERCRLALAASDSANEDISPATIEYRVAKAESGEPGTRVRLADHSGTVVTTAKRIGAALGLEQPVYEALALAAHWHDSGKNRPIWQRYARKGDSSAPLAKSDRYLHWKALNFYRHEFGSLLDATFGDADGNPVSEVASHAERDLILHLIAAHHGWSRPHFEPMAFDRERPTKDNEAALVEAMQRFARLQRRFGRWGLAWLESLLRCADALASADQNGGGA; encoded by the coding sequence GTGAGAGTGTTTCATGCGCTGTTTTCGGTGCACACGCCCTTTCGCTGGCAATGCAGACTGTTCGACGAGCTTGCAGCGGGCCGTATTCCTTTGACCGTTACCCTGCCCACCGGCCTCGGCAAGACCTCCATCATCCCGATCTGGCTGATTGCCCTGGCACACTCGGCCGACAACGGCCTGCGCTTGCCGCGCCGGCTGGTTTACATCGTGAACCGCCGAACCGTTGTGGATCAGGCGACCGAAGATGCCGCCCGGATTCTCAGCACACTGAGTGTCCTCGACAGCGACAACGGGCCGCTCGCGCAATTGCGAAAGGCGCTCGCAAGGCTCGCTGGGGGCGATTTGCAGGTGCCACTCGCCGTCAGCACCCTCCGCGGCGAACTGGCCGACAACGGCGAATGGAAGAAGAACCCCGCCCGCCCCGTGATCATCGTCGGCACCATCGACATGATCGGCAGCAAGTTGCTGTTCTCCGGTTATGGCGATGGCCGCTACGGCCGGGCTCACCACGCGGGGCTGATCGGACAGGACACATTGATCGTCCACGACGAGGCCCATTTGTCGCCGGCTTTTTCGCGGTTGTTGTGGAAGATCGAGCGCGAGCAGCGGGAGGCGAACGAACCAAGACCGGTGCGCGTCCTGGAGTTGACCGCGACCTCACGCGACGATGCCCGAGAAGATCGGGAGGCCGTCCGCCGACTGCGCGGCGCGGAGGCCAGCGCCGACTTCACACTCATCAAGGAGGACGATGCGGACGCCATCGTCACGCAACGGCGTACGGCCAGCAAGACGCTGACGTTGCAGACATACGACGCCGGCAAGGGCAACTTGGCGCAGGCGATCGCGACCAAGGCGCTTACGTACCGCGACTCCAAGGAGCGGATTCTGATCTACGTTCGCTTGCCGGAAGATGCAAAGGCCATCGCGGATGCCATCAAGAACCCGAAGACTGGGCTCGGCAAAGACGGGGACGGGCGCGTTCGCCTGCTCACGGGCACGATCCGCGGGTTCGAGCGCGATCAACTGGCCAACAGTGAGCTGTTCAGGGCATTCAGATCGGACCCGGCTCGTCCGCCTAAACTCGAACAGGCGCTTTATCTCGTGTCCACCTCGGCCGGCGAAATCGGGGCCGATCTCGACGCCGATCACCTCGTTTGCGACCTCAGCACTCTCGACAGCATGGCCCAGCGCATCGGGCGCATGAACCGACTGGGAGGAGGCAGCCGATCGGCCAAGATTTCCGTTGTGGTGGCGCCCATCGGCGACAAAGATCCGGTTCGACCGCAACTTGAGATGACCGGCGAGGCGTTGCGCGAGCTTCCCGCGAAGAACGACGGATTCGATGTATCGCCGGAGGCGTTATCCAATCTGTTGAACACGGACGACGCAAAACTCGCGTTCTCGCCACCCCCGACGATCCTACCCGCGACGGACATCCTGTTCGACGCCTGGGCGCTCACGTCGATCACGGGCGAACTGCCCGGCCGGCCCGGAGTCGAACCCTACCTGCACGGAGTCGCCGAGTGGGAGCCGCCCGAAACGCACGTGGCGTGGCGAGCCGACATCGGCGAATTGGGCCGCGCGGGCGTGGCAGAGGATGACCTTGCCGAGATGCTCGAAGTCTTCCCAATCCGCGCTGCTGAGCGGCTCAGGGACCGCCGGGACCGTGTACAAGAGCAACTCGCGCGTATCGCGGCACGCCAAAACGACGTGAAGGTGGTTCTCATCAGGAACGGCGAGCCGCGCTGGGTCACGCTCGCCGAGCTCGCCCCGGCGGATAAGACGGACAAGGCGAAACTGAACGAGGCGCGTCGTCTTCTCTCCTACGCCACAGTGCTGCTGCCGACTGAGGTTGGCGGCCTGAAAGCCGGCATGCTGGACGGCAACGAAGAGGCACCGAAGCAACATCAGGACCTAGACGTGGCCGAGGCGGCGCTCGCCGACCAGCTGGCGCGGCAGCGTCTCCGCGTGACAGATGACGAAGTGAAGCCGTTGCTCGGCGAGCAGGTCAACACGACGCTCGTGGAGCGCTGTAGGCTGGCGCTGGCAGCGTCGGACTCAGCGAACGAGGACATCTCGCCGGCGACGATCGAGTACCGCGTGGCGAAGGCGGAGAGCGGCGAACCGGGTACACGTGTTCGACTCGCCGATCACTCGGGCACGGTCGTGACAACGGCCAAGAGGATCGGCGCGGCGTTGGGGTTGGAACAGCCGGTCTACGAAGCGCTGGCGCTGGCCGCGCACTGGCACGACAGCGGCAAGAACCGCCCCATCTGGCAACGCTACGCCCGCAAAGGTGATTCCTCGGCTCCGCTGGCGAAGTCCGACCGTTACTTGCACTGGAAAGCGCTCAACTTCTACCGCCACGAGTTCGGTTCTCTGCTCGACGCGACGTTCGGTGACGCCGACGGCAACCCGGTGTCTGAGGTCGCCAGCCACGCAGAACGCGATCTGATCCTCCACCTGATCGCGGCCCATCACGGTTGGTCCCGGCCACACTTTGAACCGATGGCATTCGACCGCGAGCGCCCGACCAAGGACAACGAAGCCGCTCTCGTAGAGGCCATGCAACGCTTTGCCCGTCTCCAGCGCCGCTTCGGCCGCTGGGGGTTGGCGTGGCTGGAATCGCTGCTACGGTGTGCGGATGCGCTGGCATCGGCGGACCAAAATGGGGGTGGCGCATGA